The genome window CTTTTCCCGATTGGTTCTATCAGCAAAAAGTTTTTGTATTGAGCTCCCAGATTAAACACATACCTGAAAGTCTAAAAGAAAAAGCCACCGTTCTTTTGATGCCACCAAAAGAGTTACTGCTCTATCTTTCGCAAAAAGGATATGCTAACATTTATATAGACGGCGGGAAAGTAATACAAAGCTTTCTGAAAGAAAATTTACTCGATGAACTTATAATTAGCAGAGTACCCGTTCTTATAGGTGAAGGCATTCCGCTATTTGGCTGGCTAAACCATGATATTACTTTTAAACACATTCAGACAAATGTCTTTTCGAATGGGCTTGTAATGAGCCGTTATGAAAAGAATAACGGATAATCAACAGATAAAAACAACTCTAAATTACAATACGATGATACCTCAAATTGACACCCTTAAAGATTACCAAAGTTCAAAAAACAATACCATAGAAAATATGAAATGGGAAATAGATCCTTCACATTCGGAGGTTATGTTCAAAATAAAACACCTTGAAATCGCTTCCATAACCGGTCGTTTTGATGAAATTAAAGGAACTGCCGAAGCGGAAGAAGATTTTGAAAATGCTGTATTTTCTTTTTCTGCTGCTATAAATTCCATCAATACCAATAGCAAAAACAGAGATGCTCATTTAAAAAGTGCAGACTTCTTTGATGCCGAAAAATTTCCAAAAATCTCTTTCTATTCTACTAAATTTAAAAGAATCGGTGAAGCGTCATTTGAAATAATCGGCAGACTGACCATCAAAGAAATTACAAAACCAACAATTTTACATTTAGACTACGGAGGCAGCAATATAGATCCTTGGGGAAACACAAAAGCAGGGCTTAAATTTAAAGGAATTATAAATCGTAAAGATTATGGTTTATCATGGAATACAGCTCTGGAAACCGGCGGTGTTTTAATTGGCGAAGAAGTAAGGATAAACGGTAATATCGAATTAATAAAAAAACTGGAATAAACTAACCGATCCGCAGTCCGTTTTCAATTTTGAAATCAGGAGCCAGCAGAATCACATCTCCCTCCTCACCTACGGCACCAAGCACTAAACACTCGCTCATGAACTTTCCAATCTGTTTTTTAGGAAAATTGATTACAGCCACAATCTGTCTTCCTGCTAAAACTTCTTTGGAATATCGTTTAGTTATTTGCGCCGATGTTTTTCGTATTCCAATAACGGTTCCAAAATCAATTGTGAGCTGAAAAGCAGGTTTTCGGGCTTCAGGAAAATCATTGACTTCGAGTATTGTTCCTACCCGCATTTCTACTCTTTCAAATTCTGACCAAGATAAATCCATTTTCCTTAAAGTTTATGGATTCTAAGATACTAAGTTTTTTCTTTTTCTGACTTAGAAACTTAGAGTCTTAACCACATTAAAAGAAAAATCCCAAAACTGTAATTATTTTGGGATTCTCTATTTATTCTAAAATAATCATTAACAATTAATAACTAATAATTATTTAACGTCCATCAATTCTACATCGAAAATCAGGATAGCATTTGGAGGAATAACACCGCCTGCTCCTGCTGGTCCGTAGCCTAAGTCAGAAGGGATTACGAAACGGGCTTTGTCACCCACTTGCAGTAAAGCAATACCTTCGTCCCATCCTTCGATAACGTTTCCTCTTCCTAATGGGAATTCGATTGGTTTTTTTCTTGGGTAAGAAGAATCGAAAACTTTTCCATCTGGTAATTGTCCTGTATAATGTACAGAAACCGTTTTACCATTTTCTGCTTTTTTACCAGAACCTCTTTGGATAAATTGGTAACGCAGACCGCTCTCTGTTTTTTCAAAACCTGCAGCCAATGCTTCCATTTTCGCTTCAGATTCTGCTTTTGCAGCAGCTTCTCTTTTCATGCGGGCCCCTTTTAAACCAATAAAAGCTTCAATTGCGTTCCATTTTTCAGCTTCTTCTCCAACTCTGATAATTTCTAATGTGTCCAATGAATCACCTTGAGCAACAGCATCAACTACATCTTGTCCTTCTACCACATGCCCAAAAACAGTGTGTTTATTATCTAACCAAGAAGTTGGCACATGTGTGATGAAAAATTGAGAACCATTAGATCCTGGACCAGAATTAGCCATAGAAAGCACTCCTGGTTTATCGTGTTTCAAAGAAGGATGAAACTCATCATCAAATTTATAACCTGGATCACCTGTTCCAGTTCCTTTTGGACATCCTCCCTGAATCATAAAATCAGGAATCACTCTATGGAAATTTAAACCATCATAGAATTTCTGCCCTTGCGGTTTTACTTTGTTTTCCATGTTCCCTTCAGCAAGAGCAACAAAATTACCTACAGTTCCTGGTGTCAAATCGTGTGTTAATTTTACTAAAATCGTTCCTTTTGCGGTATTGAATTTAGCGTATATTCCGTTTTCCATTGTGTTTATTTTTTATTGAGGTGCAAATTTACAAAAATAATTAGAGCTGACGATTTGTAAATTTTCAGAATTCTCTATTAATATGCTTTTTTCTGCATAAAATCTTCTCTGATAGGACTGAAAACATCAATCAGCAGACCATCTTCAAGGCAGAGTACGCCGTGAATCACATGAGGCGGAATATAAAAACAATCCCCTTCTTTCATCACTTTTGTACTACCGTTAATGGTTACTTCAAATGCACCTTTGGCAACATTAGTAACCTGCGAATGGTAATGCTCATGCAGTGTTCCAACAGCTCCTTTTTCAAAAAGAACATTGACCATCATAATAGAATCATCATATCCCATTATTTTGCGTTTTATGCCTTCTCCAACAACTTCCCAATCGAATTCATCATCTTTTATAAATTCTTTGCTTGCTCCAAAACTCTGCATTGCTTTTTATTTTATCGTTTAAAATGTGCCTTAAACATTATGTCTGGCTATCGTTCTATGCAAAAATAACTCAAAGACTGCAATTCATACAATCGTAAGATCATTTTATTGCATCCTTTGAGTTATTTATAGAAATTTTGTGAGCTAGCCAGTAGTTATTAAAACTACATGCTTAACTGCTCATCAATCAGATGTATTAAATCTTCCTCAGAAGAACCAAATGTAACTACGCTTCCATTTTTGTCAATTAAAATTTTAGTTGGAATACCCTCAATTTTATATTTTGCAGTAATAGCATCGTCATAATCAAAGAC of Flavobacterium marginilacus contains these proteins:
- a CDS encoding dihydrofolate reductase family protein, giving the protein MKTHAYIGTSLDGFIARKEGEIDWLIQFDSPETSQSYTEFISKIDAIVIGRGTFEKILTFPDWFYQQKVFVLSSQIKHIPESLKEKATVLLMPPKELLLYLSQKGYANIYIDGGKVIQSFLKENLLDELIISRVPVLIGEGIPLFGWLNHDITFKHIQTNVFSNGLVMSRYEKNNG
- a CDS encoding peptidylprolyl isomerase, encoding MENGIYAKFNTAKGTILVKLTHDLTPGTVGNFVALAEGNMENKVKPQGQKFYDGLNFHRVIPDFMIQGGCPKGTGTGDPGYKFDDEFHPSLKHDKPGVLSMANSGPGSNGSQFFITHVPTSWLDNKHTVFGHVVEGQDVVDAVAQGDSLDTLEIIRVGEEAEKWNAIEAFIGLKGARMKREAAAKAESEAKMEALAAGFEKTESGLRYQFIQRGSGKKAENGKTVSVHYTGQLPDGKVFDSSYPRKKPIEFPLGRGNVIEGWDEGIALLQVGDKARFVIPSDLGYGPAGAGGVIPPNAILIFDVELMDVK
- a CDS encoding YceI family protein, yielding MKRITDNQQIKTTLNYNTMIPQIDTLKDYQSSKNNTIENMKWEIDPSHSEVMFKIKHLEIASITGRFDEIKGTAEAEEDFENAVFSFSAAINSINTNSKNRDAHLKSADFFDAEKFPKISFYSTKFKRIGEASFEIIGRLTIKEITKPTILHLDYGGSNIDPWGNTKAGLKFKGIINRKDYGLSWNTALETGGVLIGEEVRINGNIELIKKLE
- a CDS encoding tRNA-binding protein; amino-acid sequence: MDLSWSEFERVEMRVGTILEVNDFPEARKPAFQLTIDFGTVIGIRKTSAQITKRYSKEVLAGRQIVAVINFPKKQIGKFMSECLVLGAVGEEGDVILLAPDFKIENGLRIG
- a CDS encoding cupin domain-containing protein; the protein is MQSFGASKEFIKDDEFDWEVVGEGIKRKIMGYDDSIMMVNVLFEKGAVGTLHEHYHSQVTNVAKGAFEVTINGSTKVMKEGDCFYIPPHVIHGVLCLEDGLLIDVFSPIREDFMQKKAY